The nucleotide sequence CCGGTTTCATCGGCACCGTCGAGGACATCACCGCGCGCCGGGCCTGGGAGAACCAGCTCACCTACCAGGCCAGTCACGACGCGCTGACGGGGCTGGCCAATCGGCGGAGCATGGTCGAGGCGCTGACCCAGTTGCTGAGCAGTCGCCGCAGCCGGGACCGGGACGCCGCCGTGCTGTTCTGTGACCTGGACGGCTTCAAGCAGATCAACGACACGCTCGGGCACGACGCCGGTGATCGGGTGCTGATCGAGGTCGCGCAGCGGCTGTCGACGACCGCGAGAGATCATGACCTCGTCGCGCGCATCGCGGGCGACGAGTTCGTGGTGATGATCCGTGAGGTGGGCAGCTACGCCGACGCCGAAGCAGCGGCCGGACGTCAGCTGAAGGCGATGTTGCCGGCGATCCGGGTAGCAGGCCGCGCCGTACACGTCACGGCCAGCATCGGCATCGCGATGGCCCGCGACTACGACACGGCGACGGCATTGCTGCAGGCCGCCGACCGCGGGATGTATGAGGCCAAGCGTTCGGGCACCGGGCTGTACCGCGGCGCGCAGGGTGTGGTGGCCGCGCGTCCGGACCCCGAGGCCTGAGGATGACCGTCGAGGCCGAGCTTGCTCGTTACGTGGTCCCGTCCCGCGCGGGGGCGGCGATTCAGGTGCTGCTGCTTGTCGATGATCCGGCTTCCGGTGTGGCCGACCTGGTCCGGGTGATCGGTTCGGACCCCGCGTTCGCGACGAAGGTACTGGCCCTGTCCAACTCCGCCTACTACGGCCTGAGCGGGCGCGTCGGCACGCTGCAATATGCGGTTTCGGTACTGGGTTTTCAGACCATCCGCGCGCTGGCGGTGTCCATCGCGGCGGGCCTCGACCGACCCGGTGCGGTTCCGGCCGGATTCTGGGAGCAGGCCGCGACCGCCGCTACCGCCGCAAACACCGTCGCGCCGCTGATGGGTGCCAGCTCACCTGACGCCTTCTGCGTCGGCCTGCTGCACACGTTGGGCTCGGCGCTGTTGCATCAGCAGCATCCGTTGCCGCAGCTGTGTCTGCCCAGCCCGGACAACCTCGACGACCTCGAAGAGCGCGAGCACCAGCAGTACGGGATCTCCCACGCCGTCGCCGGTGCGCAGGTGCTCGAGTCCTGGCACTTTCCGCGTCGGCTCTGCGAGTTGATCGCCGGCCATCACGATCTACCGCTGCCCGACGCCGACCCGCTCACCCGCGCCCTGCACGCCGCCCGCACCCTGACCGATCTCGCCTTGAACGCCGAGGCTGACCAGGCGCGAGGTTTCGACGCACTACGTCGGCTCAGCGAGGGACGGTTGACGGTTGCCCACATCGAGCCGATCGTGCGACGGGTGAAAGACCAGTCGGCGGCTTTGCTGGACGGCCTGCGTCCGAGCTGATCGATACTGGAGCCATGATCGCTCGTTATCCCGCGGTTGAGCCGCACGCAACCGGCATGCTCGAGGTCGGCGACGGACACCAGCTGTACTGGGAGACGGTCGGGTCCGAGCAGGGCACCCCGGCGGTCTATCTCCACGGCGGCCCCGGCGGCGGAGCCTCTCCGGGCGCCCGGCGCGTGTTCGACCCGGCGGCCTACCGCGCCGTGTTGTTCGACCAGCGTGGGTGTGGCCGCAGCCGCCCGCTGGCCGACGGTCCGGACGCGGACCTGAGCCGCAACAGCACGCCGGAACTGGTGGCCGATATCGAGGCGCTGCGCGTTCACCTGGGCATCGATCGCTGGGTCGTCTACGGGGTCTCGTGGGGAGTGACCCTCGCCTTGGTGTACGCCCAGGCCCATCCCGACCGGGTGCTCGGACTGGTGCTCGGCGCGGTCACATCCGGTCAGCGAAGCGAAACCGAGTGGATTACCCGGGACATGGGTCGGCTGTTTCCGCGCGAATGGGAGGCGTTTCGCGATCACGTGCCGCCGGCAGAGCGTGATGGTGATCTGGCTGCCGCCTACGCCCGGCTGCTTGCCGATCGTGATCCCGAGGTCTGGCAGCGCGCGGCGGCGGCCTGGTGCGCGTGGGAGGACGTGCACGTCCGTTTCATGCCGGACTGGCAGCCGAATCCGCGTTTCGCCGACCCGGTGTTCCGCAGCGTCTTTGCCCGCCTGGTGACGCATTACTGGAGTCACGGGTGCTTCCTGGCCGAGGGCCAGGTGCTGGCGGGAATGCCCAGGTTGGCGGCTATCCCCGCCGTGCTGATCCACGGCCGTTACGACGTCTCGGGACCGCCTGACGTCGCCTGGCACCTCCACCAGCGCTGGCCGGGCAGCCGCCTGGAACTGCTCGATGACGCCGGCCACGGCGGTGGGAGCTTTCCGGATCGGGTGCTGGCCGCCCTTGACGAGTTCCGCGGACTGGAGCGGCGCCGCTAGCTGGCTCCATGCGTGCACAGCACTGTCCGACACCCGCCGACACCGCCCAACATTGGCGCGACTGTGCGCGACATTGGCGCGACTGTGCGACCAGACTGTGCGACCAGAGGGGTCAGCGGCTGGCCGCCCGCTTGTACTGACGGACTGATAGGGGGACGAACACAGCCAGGAGCACGACCACCCAGATCAGGGTGTAGATGATCGGGTGCTGTAGCGACCAGTACTTGGGGACAGCCAATTGCGGGCTGGTGTTACCGAACAGCTGCCGAGCCGCTTGCGTCACCGCCGACACCGGATTCCAATTGGCGACCGCGCGCAGCGGGGCCGGGAAATTGTTGGTGGGCACGAAGGTGTTGGCGACGAACGTGAGCGGAAAGATCAGCATGAACGAGGCGTTGTTGACCACCTCGGGACTCGGCACGATGAGCCCGACCCAGGCCATGATCCACGAGATGGCGTAGGCGAAGACCAGCAACAGCAGGAATCCGGCGATCGCTTCGAACACCGAGCTGCGGATGCGCCAACCCACGATCACACCGGTCACCGACATCACGAAGATCACCAGCACGTTGTTGGCGACGTCGCTTCCGGTGCGCCCGACCAGCACCGCCGACCGGGACATCGGAAGCGACCGGAATCGGTCGATGATGCCCTTCTGGATGTCGTCGGCCAGGCCCGCGCCGGTGATTGTGGCGCCGAAGATGACGGTCTGGGCGAAGATGCCCGGGATCAGGAATTCCCGGTAACTGACCCCGGGCACCTTGATAGCGCTGCCGAAGACGTAGGCGAACAGCAGGATGAACATGATCGGAGACATCGTCGAGAAGACCAGGAGATCCGGCACGCGCTTGATCTTGATCAGGTTCCGCTTGGCGACGATGGCCCCATCGGTGACTGTCTTCAGGGCGGTCATGCGCGCAACTCCTCGGTGTGCGGGGCCGCGGTGTGGTGTCCGTCCGGGTGGTGTCCGTCCGGGTGGTGTCCGTCCGGGTTTGGGCCGTCCGAGCGGCGCCCGCTGTCGGCGTCTGCGTCGGCGACGTCTCGCGGTCGGCCCGTGAGGGTCAGGAAGACGTCATCGAGGGTCGGGCGCCGCAGCGCGACGTCCAGCACCTGAACGCGTTCGGCGTGGAGCCGGCCCAGGGCTTCCATCAGAACGCCGGCCCCGCCGGTGACCGGCGCCGTCAGTTGTCTCGCGTGCTCGTCCACCTCGACGGCGCCGTCGGACAGATCGCCCAGGATGCGGCGCGCGATCTCGACGTCGCCGGACTCGGCGAGGACGAGAGCGATTCGCTCGCCGCCGACCTGCGCCTTCAACTCGTCGGCTGTTCCACGGGCGATCGCCCGGCCGTGGTCGATGACCACGATCTCGTTGGCCAGCCGATCCGCTTCTTCCAGGTATTGGGTCGTCAACAACAGGGTGGTGCCGCCGGAGACGAGCTCGTTGATCACGTCCCACATCTGCAACCGGCTGCGCGGGTCGAGCCCGGTTGTCGGCTCGTCAAGGAACAGCACCGGCGGTTGGGCGACGAGCGCACCGGCGAGGTCCAGCCGGCGCCGCATCCCACCGGAGTAGGTCTTGACCGGACGATCGCCCGCATCGGAAAGGCTGAACTGCTCGAGCAACTCCCGTGCCCGTTCCTTGGACCGGCGCCGGCCCAGGCCGTACAGCCGGCCGACCATGTCGAGGTTCTCGTAGCCGGTGAGGTACTCATCGACGGCCGCGTACTGACCGGACAGGCCGATCTTGGCCCGGACGTCGCCAGGCCGCTTGACGACGTCGATCCCCGCAACCTCCGCCGAGCCGCTGTCCGGATCGAGCAGGGTCGTCAGGATCCGTACCGCGGTGGTCTTTCCCGCGCCGTTGGGCCCGAGCAGACCGAGCACGGTGCCTTCGGGAACGGACAGGTCCAGCCCGTCGAGGGCACGAACCTTGTCGTAGGTCTTGACCAGCCCGTGGGCCCGGATCATGTCAGGCATCGCCCGTCCTTTCTCAGTCGCCGGTGGAGCGCGCGCGGCGCTCGGTCACTTACGAGGGTTGACCGTCTGGGCCCGACGAACTCATCGGTACCGAGGCCGCCGCTCGGAGGTTTGGATCCAACGGCAGCCCGAAGCTCGGGAAGAGTTCGGCCGCGTTGAGGAAGAAGCTGAACTCGACGATCTGGCCGCCGGCAATGGTCAATAGTTGCAGCGCCCAGGGCTCGTAGCGGCCCGGTGTACCGCTCGGTCGGTACTGCCCGAACGCCGGCAGCCCGTTGGCCGTGGTCGGTAGCAACAGTGAACCCCGGCAGCCGTGCCCTTGTCCTTGCCAGAACTCGAGGATGTGGTCTCGACCGGACAGCCACAGCTCGTACGGCGGCATCGTCTGCACCGCGTCGGCGTGCAAGAGCGACGTCAAGGCCTTCATGTCGTAGCGCTGGAAGGCCTCGACGTAACGGTCGAGCAGGATCTGTTGCTCGGGACTCATCGCCTCTGTCGGGCGCTCCTCGTGAGCGTGGGAGTCGATGGTGGCGCGCGCACGCTGCAGGGCGCTGTTGACCGACGCGACACTGGTGCCGAGCAGTTCGGCCACCTCGCCGGCCTGCCAGCGAAGCACCTCGCGAAGGATCAGCACGGCCCGTTGCCGTGGCGGCAGCAGTTGCAGGGCGGAGACGAAAGCCAGCCGGATGGATTCGCGGGTTGCGGCGACCTCGGCCGGGTCGGCCGATTCCGACAGCACCGCGCGGTCATGGACCGGCTGGACCCAGAGGTTGTCGGTGATCAGCGGACCGACCGGGGTATCGGCCGAACTGGCCGGCCCCAGATCCATCGGCCGGGCCCGCCGCGCCCGGCCGTTGAGCTGGTCCAGGCAGACGTTGGTGGCGATGCGGTAGAGCCACGTACGCAGGCTGGACCGACCGTCGAAGCGATCCAGCGACCGCCAGGCACGAACCATCGTGTCCTGGACCGCGTCGTCGGCCTCGAAGCCGGACCCGAGCATGCGGTAGCAGTAGCCGGTCAGCTCCCGTCGGTGCGATTCGAGGTCGGCCGTGTCGTAACGGTGGGCCGTCTGCGACGCCCGCGGGCTGATCCCGGGTGCGGTGCCGGCTGGTGCGACGCCGGCTGGTGCAGTGCCGGCTGGTGCAGTGCCACCCGGTGCGGTGCTGGTCGGTGCGGCGGTCTCGAGTTGGCTCACGGTGTCCCCCAGGTGGTGCGGCGGCGAACGACACGTGAGGCGGGTGACTCCCACCGCTCGGATCGCTCGTCCCGATCCTAGGACGGCCCACTGACAATGCGAGGCAGTTTGCGGACCCAGCGGGGCCGCACCGGCTTCAGGCGGCCAGCAAGTTCTCCAGCTCGGCTACGAAACGCGCCCGCTGGTTGCCGTCAGCGGCACCCGGTACCGCGGGCAGCGGTTCGGCGCCGGCAAGTTGGGCGAATTGTTCCAGGGCGCGGAAAACCTTCTGTCCCCGAGGCAGCCGCCACTGCTGGCCGGCATCGACGATGCCGTACAGGTCGAGTTCTGGATTGGCCGCCCGCACGTCGGCAACCGCCCGCCCCAATTGCATCAGCAGGTCCTCGGCGGGGGCGAGCAGCTCGGTCGTCATGCGCGGTCCTTCATCGGCGAAAGTCTGACGGCTGTCCGAGTCGTGGGGGATTTAACGACTCGGCCCAGCACATCACCGTTCTGATCGGCCGGTCCGCCCCGAAGCTGAGCTCAGACGTTGCGCCGGTACTGCCCACCAACTTCGAAGAAGGCCTCGGTGATCTGCTGCAGCGAACACACCCGGGCCGCCGCCATCAACTCCACGAACAGGTTCTCGTGCCGCGCCGCGGCCTCGCGTAGGCGGGCCAGCGCGTCTTGGGCCACGTCGCGGTGAGCGGTGTGGAAATCGGCCAGCCGGCGCAACTGGGACTGCTTTTCCACATCGGTGCCGCGGGCCAGTTCCACGGCGGCCGACTGCTGGTCGGCCGCCGGGTTGAGGAAGGTGTTGACGCCGACGATCGGCAGGCTGCCGTCGTGCTTTCGGTGTTCGTAGAGCATCGATTCGTCCTGGATCCGGCCTCGCTGATAACCCGTCTCCATGGCGCCGAGCACTCCGCCACGCTCGGTGAGGCGATCGAACTCCGTGAGCACGGCCTGTTCGACCAACTCGGTCAGCTCCTCGACGATGAACGATCCCTGCAGTGGGTTCTCGTTCTGCGACAGCCCCCATTCGCGGTTGATCACCAGCTGGATGGCCAGCGCGCGTCGCACCGATTCGGCCGACGGCGTCGTCACCGCCTCGTCGTAGGCGTTGGTGTGCAGGCTGTTGCAGTTGTCGTACAACGCGTTGAGAGCCTGCAGCGTCGTGCGGATGTCGTTGAACGCCATCTCCTGGGCGTGCAGTGATCGTCCGGAGGTCTGAACGTGGTACTTCAGCTTTTGGGACCGTTCGCCGGCTCCGTACCGCTCGCGCATCGCAATCGCCCAGATCCGGCGCGCGACCCGCCCCAGGACCGTGTACTCGGCGTCCATGCCGTTGGAGAAGAAGAACGACAGGTTCGGGGCGAAGTCATCGATGTTCATCCCGCGGGCCAGGTAGGACTCGACGTAGGTGAAACCGTTGGCCAGCGTGAAGGCCAGCTGGCTGATCGGGTTCGCCCCGGCTTCGGCGATGTGATAGCCCGAGATGGACACCGAATAGAAGTTGCGCACCTGGTTGGCCACGAAGTACTCGGCGATATCACCCATCATGCGCAGTGAGAAGTCGGTGGAGAAGATGCAGGTGTTCTGCCCCTGATCCTCCTTGAGGATGTCGGCCTGAACGGTGCCGCGCACCGTCGAGAGGGTGCGCGCTCGTAGCGCCGCGTCCTCCTCGGGCGACGGCGGCCGCCCCTGGTCCTCGGCGAAGCGTTCGCGCTGCTGGTCGATCGCCGCGTTCAGAAAGAAGGCCAGGATGGTCGGCGCCGGCCCGTTGATGGTCATCGACACCGAGGTGCTCGGGTCACACAGGTCGAAGCCTGCGTACAGCGCCTTCATGTCCTCCAGGGTCGCGATGGAAACACCGGACGTGCCGACCTTGCCGTAGATGTCGGGACGTTCGTCCGGGTCGCGGCCGTAGAGGGTCACCGAATCGAAGGCGGTGGACAAGCGGTTGGCCGGCTGCCCTTCGGACAGCAGATGGAAGCGCCGATTCGTTCGGAAGGCGTCCCCCTCGCCGGCGAACATCCGGGCCGGGTCCTCGCCGTCCCGCTTGAACGGGAAAACGCCTGCCGTGTAGGGGAAATATCCGGGCAGGTTCTCCTCGCGCAGGAACCGCAGCAGCGATCCGTCCTCGCCGTAGCGCGGTAGGGCGACCCGCGGAATGCTGTTTCCGGACAGGGTGGTGCGACGCAGCGGCGTTCGTGATTCGCGGTCGCGGATCGGGACGATGAGTTCCTCCCCGCAATAGCGCTCGGCCAGGGAGGGCCATTCGCTCAGCATTCGGCGCGAGTCCTCGCGCAGGC is from Jatrophihabitans telluris and encodes:
- the pip gene encoding prolyl aminopeptidase, translating into MIARYPAVEPHATGMLEVGDGHQLYWETVGSEQGTPAVYLHGGPGGGASPGARRVFDPAAYRAVLFDQRGCGRSRPLADGPDADLSRNSTPELVADIEALRVHLGIDRWVVYGVSWGVTLALVYAQAHPDRVLGLVLGAVTSGQRSETEWITRDMGRLFPREWEAFRDHVPPAERDGDLAAAYARLLADRDPEVWQRAAAAWCAWEDVHVRFMPDWQPNPRFADPVFRSVFARLVTHYWSHGCFLAEGQVLAGMPRLAAIPAVLIHGRYDVSGPPDVAWHLHQRWPGSRLELLDDAGHGGGSFPDRVLAALDEFRGLERRR
- a CDS encoding sigma-70 family RNA polymerase sigma factor, with product MSPRASQTAHRYDTADLESHRRELTGYCYRMLGSGFEADDAVQDTMVRAWRSLDRFDGRSSLRTWLYRIATNVCLDQLNGRARRARPMDLGPASSADTPVGPLITDNLWVQPVHDRAVLSESADPAEVAATRESIRLAFVSALQLLPPRQRAVLILREVLRWQAGEVAELLGTSVASVNSALQRARATIDSHAHEERPTEAMSPEQQILLDRYVEAFQRYDMKALTSLLHADAVQTMPPYELWLSGRDHILEFWQGQGHGCRGSLLLPTTANGLPAFGQYRPSGTPGRYEPWALQLLTIAGGQIVEFSFFLNAAELFPSFGLPLDPNLRAAASVPMSSSGPDGQPS
- a CDS encoding ATP-binding cassette domain-containing protein — protein: MPDMIRAHGLVKTYDKVRALDGLDLSVPEGTVLGLLGPNGAGKTTAVRILTTLLDPDSGSAEVAGIDVVKRPGDVRAKIGLSGQYAAVDEYLTGYENLDMVGRLYGLGRRRSKERARELLEQFSLSDAGDRPVKTYSGGMRRRLDLAGALVAQPPVLFLDEPTTGLDPRSRLQMWDVINELVSGGTTLLLTTQYLEEADRLANEIVVIDHGRAIARGTADELKAQVGGERIALVLAESGDVEIARRILGDLSDGAVEVDEHARQLTAPVTGGAGVLMEALGRLHAERVQVLDVALRRPTLDDVFLTLTGRPRDVADADADSGRRSDGPNPDGHHPDGHHPDGHHTAAPHTEELRA
- a CDS encoding HDOD domain-containing protein gives rise to the protein MTVEAELARYVVPSRAGAAIQVLLLVDDPASGVADLVRVIGSDPAFATKVLALSNSAYYGLSGRVGTLQYAVSVLGFQTIRALAVSIAAGLDRPGAVPAGFWEQAATAATAANTVAPLMGASSPDAFCVGLLHTLGSALLHQQHPLPQLCLPSPDNLDDLEEREHQQYGISHAVAGAQVLESWHFPRRLCELIAGHHDLPLPDADPLTRALHAARTLTDLALNAEADQARGFDALRRLSEGRLTVAHIEPIVRRVKDQSAALLDGLRPS
- the icmF gene encoding fused isobutyryl-CoA mutase/GTPase IcmF, which produces MTHLHTPAHPVRVLTAAALFDGHDAAINIMRRILQAQGAEVIHLGHNRSVDEIVTAAIQEDVQAVAISSYQGGHVEYFRYLVDRLRERGAGDIAVFGGGGGTIVAEEIELLHAAGVSRIFSPGDGQRLGLAAMVNTIIETGDHPLPAAEPDLVARIRTGDGGALARAISLIEAGRLPEDQVSELRAAQHPSVVLGITGTGGSGKSSMTDEFIRRLRADQQDKIRTAVLAIDPSRRKGGGALLGDRIRMNALGEDSHTDRVYFRSMSTRGSEVPVPSCLPDAIAACRTAGYDLVVIETPGIGQGDSSIVAHCDLSLYVMTAEFGAASQLEKIDMLDFADAVAINKYERRGSEDARRDVARQLVRNREAFGQSWQDMPVFGTSAASFDDDGMTALYFHLRDELSRRGLATAEGTLSPVTGKVSTGLTVPVPASRVRYLAEIADTVRRYHTTTNTEVELARDRAALMRAESLVRESDSAPEAGLHQLIAQADARLREDSRRMLSEWPSLAERYCGEELIVPIRDRESRTPLRRTTLSGNSIPRVALPRYGEDGSLLRFLREENLPGYFPYTAGVFPFKRDGEDPARMFAGEGDAFRTNRRFHLLSEGQPANRLSTAFDSVTLYGRDPDERPDIYGKVGTSGVSIATLEDMKALYAGFDLCDPSTSVSMTINGPAPTILAFFLNAAIDQQRERFAEDQGRPPSPEEDAALRARTLSTVRGTVQADILKEDQGQNTCIFSTDFSLRMMGDIAEYFVANQVRNFYSVSISGYHIAEAGANPISQLAFTLANGFTYVESYLARGMNIDDFAPNLSFFFSNGMDAEYTVLGRVARRIWAIAMRERYGAGERSQKLKYHVQTSGRSLHAQEMAFNDIRTTLQALNALYDNCNSLHTNAYDEAVTTPSAESVRRALAIQLVINREWGLSQNENPLQGSFIVEELTELVEQAVLTEFDRLTERGGVLGAMETGYQRGRIQDESMLYEHRKHDGSLPIVGVNTFLNPAADQQSAAVELARGTDVEKQSQLRRLADFHTAHRDVAQDALARLREAAARHENLFVELMAAARVCSLQQITEAFFEVGGQYRRNV
- a CDS encoding ABC transporter permease, translated to MTALKTVTDGAIVAKRNLIKIKRVPDLLVFSTMSPIMFILLFAYVFGSAIKVPGVSYREFLIPGIFAQTVIFGATITGAGLADDIQKGIIDRFRSLPMSRSAVLVGRTGSDVANNVLVIFVMSVTGVIVGWRIRSSVFEAIAGFLLLLVFAYAISWIMAWVGLIVPSPEVVNNASFMLIFPLTFVANTFVPTNNFPAPLRAVANWNPVSAVTQAARQLFGNTSPQLAVPKYWSLQHPIIYTLIWVVVLLAVFVPLSVRQYKRAASR